In Bacillus cytotoxicus NVH 391-98, the following are encoded in one genomic region:
- a CDS encoding EamA family transporter, which produces MNNYMLLFIFGIILANYSQILLKKATLQKYDSKLREYVNHYVMIGYSLFVMNAGLNVIALKGLPLKQASALESLSYLIILVFSWYFLGEKITKRKLIGNLIIVIGVVIYCIQ; this is translated from the coding sequence ATGAATAATTACATGTTACTATTTATTTTTGGTATCATTTTAGCCAATTACTCACAGATTTTATTAAAAAAAGCAACATTACAAAAATACGACTCTAAACTAAGAGAATATGTCAACCACTATGTTATGATCGGGTATTCTTTGTTTGTTATGAATGCTGGCTTAAATGTCATTGCATTAAAAGGCTTGCCTTTAAAACAAGCATCTGCCTTAGAATCACTAAGCTATCTTATTATTTTAGTATTTAGCTGGTACTTCTTAGGCGAAAAAATTACAAAAAGAAAGCTCATTGGTAACCTTATTATTGTCATCGGTGTTGTCATTTATTGTATACAATAA
- a CDS encoding L-lactate dehydrogenase — MKKGINRVVLVGTGAVGCSYAYCMINQGVAEEFILVDVNEAKAEGEAMDLSHAVPFAPAPTRVWKGSYEDCKNADLVVITAGLPQKPGETRLDLVEKNAKIFKQIVRSIMDNGFDGLFLIATNPVDILTYVTWKESGLPKERVIGSGTTLDSARFRYMLGEYFNVAPHNIHAYIIGEHGDTELPVWSHVSVGVQKLQTILDKDNEHNQEELDKIFIKVRDAAYHIIERKGATYYGIGMSLLRITKAILNNENSVLTVSAYLDGQYGQKDVYIGVPAVLNRQGVREVLEVELNAQEELQFDHSVQVLKETMAPVL, encoded by the coding sequence ATGAAAAAAGGTATTAATCGTGTTGTATTAGTGGGAACTGGAGCGGTAGGATGTAGTTATGCTTACTGTATGATTAACCAAGGCGTTGCTGAAGAATTTATTTTAGTTGATGTAAATGAAGCGAAAGCAGAAGGAGAAGCAATGGACTTAAGTCATGCGGTTCCTTTCGCTCCAGCACCGACAAGAGTTTGGAAAGGAAGCTACGAAGATTGCAAAAATGCCGACCTTGTTGTAATCACTGCTGGTTTACCACAAAAGCCAGGTGAAACTCGTTTAGATTTAGTTGAAAAGAATGCAAAAATTTTCAAACAAATTGTACGTAGTATTATGGATAATGGATTTGATGGCCTCTTCTTAATTGCTACGAATCCTGTAGACATTTTAACTTATGTAACATGGAAAGAGTCAGGATTACCAAAGGAACGTGTCATCGGTTCTGGTACGACTTTAGATTCTGCACGTTTCCGATATATGTTAGGAGAATATTTCAACGTTGCTCCTCATAATATTCATGCTTATATCATTGGTGAACATGGTGACACAGAACTTCCGGTTTGGAGTCACGTATCAGTTGGTGTTCAAAAACTACAAACGATTTTAGACAAAGATAATGAACATAATCAAGAAGAATTAGATAAAATCTTCATTAAAGTTCGCGATGCTGCCTATCATATTATTGAACGTAAAGGCGCTACGTATTACGGCATTGGCATGTCTCTGTTGCGCATTACAAAAGCAATTTTAAACAATGAAAACAGCGTATTAACAGTCTCTGCTTACTTGGATGGACAATATGGACAAAAAGACGTCTATATCGGTGTGCCTGCTGTTCTAAACCGCCAAGGTGTTCGCGAAGTATTAGAAGTTGAATTAAATGCGCAAGAAGAATTACAATTCGATCATTCTGTTCAAGTATTAAAAGAAACAATGGCTCCTGTTCTTTAA
- a CDS encoding CobW family GTP-binding protein, with translation MKKVEIHILGGFLGSGKSTLLQNLLLAEKKKNRKVAVLMNEIGEYSVDTDIIGKENVLRELLKGCICCTLKEELEIQLHSLYQQEKPDVIYIETTGVAHPIEVLDACISPILAPFLEVKSIIVVLDGVRWLNRSVLSANVQQLLQEQIKYGSHILINKVDLLTEEDKNKLVEEVRTINQHAKLYETKYCNISLAHIEKAEFRSKEEHETLHVKQHLHIQTMTYQFTTPIDQERLYEWLSTLPDCIYRVKGFVKFHGNKYPHLLQYSFGVPTLLEQDFGFPTNLVMIGEGFNQNQIKKELEMVENHV, from the coding sequence ATGAAAAAAGTAGAAATTCATATATTAGGTGGGTTTTTAGGAAGCGGAAAATCAACATTGCTTCAAAACCTATTATTAGCAGAAAAGAAAAAGAATAGAAAAGTTGCTGTTTTAATGAATGAAATAGGTGAATACTCAGTAGATACAGATATTATTGGGAAAGAGAATGTTTTAAGGGAGCTACTAAAAGGTTGTATTTGTTGTACATTAAAAGAAGAGCTTGAAATCCAGTTACATTCTTTATATCAACAAGAAAAGCCGGATGTCATTTACATAGAAACAACGGGAGTAGCTCACCCAATTGAAGTATTAGATGCATGTATCTCACCGATTTTAGCTCCTTTTCTTGAGGTGAAATCAATTATAGTCGTTTTAGATGGAGTAAGGTGGTTAAATCGAAGTGTATTAAGTGCAAACGTTCAGCAGTTATTACAAGAACAAATAAAATATGGAAGTCATATTCTTATAAACAAAGTAGACTTACTCACAGAAGAGGATAAGAACAAGCTTGTAGAAGAGGTACGGACTATAAATCAGCATGCTAAATTGTATGAAACAAAGTATTGTAATATATCTTTAGCTCATATAGAAAAAGCTGAGTTTAGAAGCAAGGAAGAGCATGAGACATTGCATGTGAAACAGCATTTGCATATTCAAACAATGACATATCAATTTACGACACCAATCGATCAAGAAAGATTATATGAATGGTTATCAACATTACCTGATTGTATTTATCGTGTGAAAGGCTTTGTGAAATTTCATGGGAATAAGTATCCACACTTATTGCAATATTCGTTTGGAGTACCAACCTTATTGGAACAAGACTTTGGCTTTCCAACTAATTTGGTTATGATAGGTGAGGGATTCAATCAAAATCAAATCAAAAAAGAATTAGAAATGGTAGAAAATCATGTTTAG
- a CDS encoding EamA family transporter, with product MKPTIKNYIFLHAAFLLYSIIMVYMKWAAKFPIASIGFFVAYFGLIVFLFGYAIIWQQVIKHFEISRAYSHRGIIILWSMLWSVLLFGDTIKWNHILGAAIIIVGIVVVTKDE from the coding sequence ATGAAACCGACTATAAAAAATTATATCTTTTTACATGCTGCTTTCTTACTATATTCGATTATCATGGTTTATATGAAATGGGCAGCTAAATTCCCGATTGCATCTATTGGCTTTTTTGTCGCCTACTTCGGACTTATCGTATTTTTATTTGGCTATGCTATTATTTGGCAACAAGTCATTAAACACTTTGAAATATCTAGAGCATACTCACACCGAGGTATTATTATATTATGGTCTATGCTATGGTCTGTTCTCCTATTCGGCGATACAATCAAGTGGAATCATATACTTGGTGCGGCTATTATTATCGTTGGAATTGTGGTGGTGACAAAAGATGAATAA
- a CDS encoding D-alanyl-D-alanine carboxypeptidase family protein has protein sequence MKRLRWGRVTILLAVIFGICWFVFHEGLGKDDRDIAKAKENLLIEGQPLQVAELPKLGVSEKVIPQKYLPVVEAKAAIIIDASDGEVIYQNNENETFAPASMSKMMTAYLLLENIHKGKVHWEDQVKISAKSAQTEGAKIPLQMNDVVTVKDLFHALMIQSANNAAVALAEHMAKTEKNFVQIMNQKAKDLELSNKTKFANASGLQEPDGSETKMPAADVAKLAYHLIKEYPEILEVTHLRRSQLAFKNISVTSTNEMLNTANKNLHIEGMDGLKTGFTDSAGYCFTGTAKQGDKRIITVVMGTKSQTKRFTETHKLMSYGFEFVNERKEHEETSYLKK, from the coding sequence ATGAAAAGGTTAAGGTGGGGAAGAGTAACAATACTATTAGCCGTTATTTTCGGTATATGTTGGTTCGTTTTCCATGAAGGTTTAGGAAAAGATGATAGAGATATTGCAAAAGCAAAAGAAAATCTTCTAATAGAAGGACAGCCTCTTCAAGTGGCAGAGTTGCCAAAGTTGGGTGTATCGGAAAAAGTCATTCCGCAAAAATATCTCCCGGTTGTGGAAGCAAAAGCAGCGATTATTATTGATGCAAGCGATGGAGAAGTAATTTATCAAAATAATGAAAATGAAACGTTTGCTCCAGCGAGTATGTCAAAAATGATGACCGCATATTTGCTTTTAGAAAATATACATAAGGGAAAAGTGCATTGGGAAGATCAAGTGAAAATAAGTGCAAAATCAGCACAAACGGAAGGTGCTAAAATTCCATTACAAATGAATGATGTAGTAACGGTGAAAGATTTATTCCATGCTTTAATGATTCAATCCGCGAATAATGCAGCAGTTGCTTTGGCAGAACATATGGCAAAGACAGAAAAAAACTTTGTTCAAATTATGAATCAAAAAGCGAAGGATTTGGAACTTTCTAATAAAACGAAGTTTGCTAATGCGTCTGGTCTACAAGAACCAGATGGAAGTGAGACGAAGATGCCAGCTGCTGATGTTGCAAAGTTGGCGTATCATCTTATTAAAGAGTATCCAGAAATATTAGAGGTAACACATTTACGTCGCAGCCAATTAGCTTTTAAAAATATTTCTGTTACAAGCACAAATGAAATGTTAAATACAGCTAATAAAAACCTTCATATAGAAGGAATGGATGGATTAAAAACAGGCTTTACTGATAGTGCAGGATATTGTTTCACAGGAACAGCAAAACAGGGAGATAAACGTATTATTACAGTTGTTATGGGAACAAAGAGTCAAACAAAACGGTTCACTGAAACACATAAATTAATGTCTTATGGATTTGAATTCGTTAATGAGAGAAAAGAACATGAAGAAACATCTTATTTGAAAAAGTGA
- a CDS encoding aldehyde dehydrogenase family protein, which produces MLKTYQLFINGKWVDAVSGKTFESINPSTGAIHAIVAEAGKQDIDLAVKAARNAFESGTWSNMDPSERGRLLYRAAMQMRDKLDFFAEIESMDNGLPINETKYIAIPATIDVLEFYAGLANKVQGETLASPKNRLNYTLKEPLGVVGAIVPWNFPLLLAMWKLAPALAAGNTIVIKPAEQTPVSILELAKIFQEVGIPDGVINIVPGFGDEAGDALVAHPEVDKIAFTGSTRTGQLIMQTASKKLKPLSLELGGKSPNIVFEDANLEDAVNMSAFGIYFAQGQVCAAGSRLFVQESIYDTFMDLFVKKAKSIRIGNPLERTTQMGPQISEKQLKQIEQYVAVGLDEGANLVTGGKRYLEAGDGYYFTPTIFENVSNKMTIAREEIFGPFVSVIRFKDEEDALMKANDTVYGLASGVWTNDLKRAHRMARNIKAGTVWVNTYSFLDSAAPFGGTKQSGFGRELGVQAMEMYTQTKHVWVDLNERALNWYEG; this is translated from the coding sequence ATGTTAAAGACATATCAATTATTTATAAATGGCAAGTGGGTAGATGCGGTATCGGGAAAAACATTTGAATCCATTAATCCTAGTACGGGAGCAATACATGCCATTGTAGCAGAAGCTGGTAAGCAAGATATTGACTTAGCTGTAAAGGCTGCTCGCAATGCTTTTGAATCAGGAACATGGTCCAATATGGATCCGAGTGAACGAGGGAGGCTTTTATATAGAGCGGCGATGCAAATGAGAGATAAGTTAGATTTTTTTGCTGAGATAGAATCGATGGATAACGGTTTACCTATTAATGAGACAAAATACATTGCTATACCAGCAACGATTGATGTATTAGAATTTTACGCTGGCTTAGCAAATAAAGTACAAGGTGAAACATTGGCTTCACCAAAAAATCGTTTGAATTATACATTGAAAGAGCCACTTGGGGTAGTTGGGGCTATTGTGCCGTGGAATTTTCCGCTTCTGCTTGCGATGTGGAAATTAGCACCAGCTTTAGCAGCAGGAAATACGATTGTTATTAAGCCAGCAGAACAAACACCTGTTAGTATTTTAGAATTAGCAAAAATTTTTCAAGAAGTCGGTATTCCAGACGGTGTAATAAATATTGTTCCGGGGTTTGGAGATGAAGCTGGAGATGCATTAGTAGCTCATCCAGAAGTTGACAAAATTGCTTTCACAGGTTCTACTCGTACAGGTCAACTCATTATGCAAACAGCAAGCAAGAAATTGAAACCGCTATCATTGGAGCTTGGAGGGAAATCGCCGAATATCGTTTTTGAAGATGCCAATTTAGAAGATGCAGTAAATATGTCGGCCTTCGGTATTTACTTTGCACAAGGGCAAGTCTGTGCAGCAGGTTCGAGGTTATTTGTTCAGGAGTCGATTTATGATACATTTATGGATCTTTTTGTGAAAAAAGCGAAGTCTATTCGCATTGGAAATCCTCTTGAAAGGACAACACAAATGGGGCCACAAATTTCAGAAAAGCAGTTGAAGCAAATTGAACAATATGTAGCAGTTGGACTTGATGAAGGAGCTAATTTAGTAACCGGTGGTAAACGATATCTAGAAGCTGGAGATGGTTATTATTTTACACCAACTATTTTTGAAAATGTTAGCAACAAAATGACGATTGCTCGTGAAGAAATTTTCGGACCTTTTGTGTCGGTGATTCGTTTTAAAGATGAAGAGGATGCGCTAATGAAAGCAAATGATACGGTTTATGGACTTGCTTCTGGCGTATGGACAAACGATTTAAAACGAGCACATCGTATGGCGCGCAATATAAAAGCGGGAACAGTATGGGTTAATACGTATAGTTTTTTAGATAGTGCAGCGCCGTTTGGGGGCACAAAACAAAGTGGGTTCGGCCGAGAGCTAGGGGTGCAGGCAATGGAGATGTACACGCAGACTAAACATGTGTGGGTTGATTTAAATGAGAGAGCTTTAAACTGGTATGAAGGATAA
- a CDS encoding class-III pyridoxal-phosphate-dependent aminotransferase: MSKIDWQQVLEWDKKYIMRTFSTQEEYEPIPIATTEGDYLILPDGTKLLDCFNQLYCVNAGQKNEKINNAIKDALDRYGFLQDAYVTDYKAKAAKMIIEDVLGNESWPGKVRFVSTGSEAVETALMIARLYKKRPLVVTREYAYHGWTKGASSMTRLKGSKSGVTESVPDSLPHHVPAQDSGLVAVAPSPNCMRCSLGHKYGTCQDENGELACVKYTRRIIENQGPEQVAAIITEVTQGAGSVQPPDEYIPQIRKMTKELNILWIADEVLTGFGRTGEWFAYQHYDVEPDIVSMAKGISSSAIPAGAVVVSKEIAEFMDQYRWETVSTYSGHPIAMAAVCANLEYIMEENLVERAAAAGQYIKQKLLELKKKHQSIGQIAGYGVLWLVELVKDEQMTPFVEIDRNFTHEADPSTFPSNIIREKAIEKGVLIGGVMPNTLRFGTSLNVSRKDIDKAIDALVYALIYLERQVLQIN; the protein is encoded by the coding sequence ATGAGTAAAATAGATTGGCAACAAGTATTAGAGTGGGATAAAAAATATATCATGAGAACTTTTTCGACCCAAGAAGAATATGAGCCGATTCCAATCGCGACTACAGAAGGCGATTATTTAATTTTGCCAGATGGCACAAAGTTGTTAGATTGTTTTAATCAATTATATTGTGTAAATGCTGGTCAAAAGAATGAGAAAATTAATAATGCGATTAAGGACGCTCTAGATCGATATGGTTTTTTACAAGATGCTTACGTGACAGATTATAAGGCAAAGGCAGCGAAAATGATTATTGAAGATGTATTAGGAAATGAAAGTTGGCCAGGGAAAGTTCGTTTTGTTTCTACTGGAAGTGAAGCGGTAGAGACAGCACTTATGATTGCTAGATTATACAAAAAGCGTCCCCTTGTTGTAACGAGAGAATATGCTTATCATGGCTGGACAAAAGGGGCTTCATCAATGACAAGGTTAAAGGGGAGTAAAAGTGGGGTGACGGAATCAGTTCCTGATTCACTTCCGCATCATGTACCAGCTCAAGACAGTGGACTTGTTGCCGTAGCACCTTCTCCTAATTGTATGCGCTGTTCACTTGGCCATAAATATGGTACTTGCCAGGATGAAAATGGTGAACTCGCTTGCGTGAAATATACGAGACGTATTATTGAAAATCAAGGGCCAGAACAAGTTGCAGCAATCATTACAGAAGTTACACAAGGAGCTGGCTCTGTTCAGCCGCCAGATGAGTATATTCCACAAATTCGTAAAATGACGAAAGAACTTAATATTTTATGGATTGCTGACGAAGTGCTGACAGGGTTTGGAAGAACAGGGGAATGGTTTGCATATCAGCATTATGATGTCGAGCCTGATATCGTATCAATGGCAAAAGGAATTTCTAGCTCAGCTATTCCAGCAGGTGCTGTCGTTGTAAGTAAAGAAATTGCGGAATTTATGGATCAATATCGATGGGAGACAGTTTCAACGTATTCAGGGCATCCAATCGCTATGGCTGCGGTATGTGCAAATTTAGAATATATAATGGAAGAAAATTTGGTAGAGAGAGCTGCAGCGGCTGGACAGTATATAAAACAAAAATTATTGGAGTTAAAGAAAAAACATCAATCAATTGGACAAATCGCTGGGTATGGGGTTTTATGGCTTGTGGAACTTGTAAAAGATGAGCAGATGACACCTTTTGTTGAAATAGATAGAAACTTTACTCATGAAGCAGACCCAAGTACGTTTCCTTCCAATATTATTAGAGAAAAAGCGATTGAAAAAGGAGTATTAATCGGTGGAGTAATGCCGAATACACTTCGCTTTGGAACCTCGTTAAATGTAAGCCGTAAAGACATTGATAAAGCTATAGATGCGCTTGTTTACGCGCTGATTTATTTAGAAAGGCAAGTATTACAAATAAACTGA
- a CDS encoding AI-2E family transporter, giving the protein MIQVKNFFQSRGFQRFIVFVILAFLLYGLKSMINLILITFILTFLMDRFQRFISNKLKINRKVVIACLYSVLVTFIVTTLYKYLPVLTIQISQLIYQFKLFFQHPPDNEIIKYVLSTINQMEVSKYIEQGVDVIYQSVANIGKVSLQILLSLILSLFFLLEKERIITFTSKFKESKLKIFYEEIAYFSQRFARSFGKVIEAQFLIAIVNCILTVIALVFLGFPQLLVLAIMIFLLGLIPVAGVIISLFPLCIIAYNIGGIMYVVYILIVITVIHALESYFLNPKFMSAKTNLPIFYTFMILIFSEHFLGIWGLIIGIPIFIFLLDVFEVNDEE; this is encoded by the coding sequence ATGATTCAAGTAAAAAACTTTTTTCAAAGTAGAGGATTTCAACGATTCATTGTATTCGTCATATTAGCGTTTTTATTATATGGATTAAAAAGTATGATTAATTTAATATTAATCACTTTTATTCTGACTTTTTTAATGGATCGATTTCAACGATTTATTTCAAACAAGTTAAAAATAAATCGAAAAGTAGTGATTGCTTGTTTATATAGTGTTTTAGTAACGTTTATTGTCACAACATTATATAAATATTTGCCGGTATTAACGATACAAATTTCTCAGTTAATTTATCAGTTTAAACTGTTTTTTCAGCATCCACCTGATAATGAGATCATTAAATATGTACTTTCAACAATTAATCAAATGGAAGTATCAAAATATATTGAACAAGGTGTAGATGTCATTTACCAGTCTGTGGCGAACATTGGAAAAGTTAGCTTGCAAATTTTATTATCTCTTATTTTAAGTTTATTTTTCTTGCTAGAAAAAGAACGAATTATTACGTTTACGTCTAAATTTAAAGAGAGTAAATTAAAGATTTTTTATGAAGAAATTGCCTATTTTTCTCAACGGTTTGCACGGTCATTTGGAAAAGTGATTGAAGCACAGTTTTTAATTGCGATCGTAAATTGTATTCTCACGGTCATTGCACTTGTTTTTTTAGGATTTCCCCAGCTTCTCGTATTAGCAATTATGATTTTTTTACTTGGCTTAATTCCTGTTGCTGGTGTTATTATTTCATTGTTTCCACTTTGTATCATTGCCTACAATATCGGTGGAATAATGTACGTTGTATACATATTAATTGTGATTACGGTTATTCATGCTCTTGAAAGTTATTTTTTAAATCCAAAATTTATGTCTGCAAAAACGAACTTACCCATTTTCTATACATTTATGATTTTAATCTTCTCAGAGCATTTTTTAGGAATATGGGGTCTTATTATCGGAATTCCAATCTTTATTTTCTTATTAGATGTATTTGAAGTAAATGATGAAGAATAG
- a CDS encoding DUF6376 family protein, which translates to MAIKRVLSFLAVLLIGLTGCSMIEGGKNSVEYAQKTTDYINEVSQFANEAPELAKKAINDSASRKELENKLEEIQKDISSFNKLTPPDVAKEMHEQIVGYNETLSTWIDETMKKIEKGKVDLEQFKDSEFMQTVQQVQELKNKIQNIGE; encoded by the coding sequence ATGGCAATCAAAAGAGTTTTATCATTTTTAGCCGTACTCTTAATCGGATTAACAGGTTGCTCGATGATTGAAGGGGGGAAAAACTCCGTTGAATATGCACAAAAGACAACGGACTATATAAACGAAGTCAGTCAGTTTGCAAATGAGGCACCAGAGTTAGCGAAAAAAGCGATCAATGATAGCGCATCAAGAAAAGAGTTAGAGAATAAGTTAGAAGAGATTCAAAAGGATATTTCAAGCTTTAATAAATTAACGCCGCCGGATGTAGCAAAAGAAATGCATGAGCAGATTGTTGGATACAATGAAACGTTAAGTACATGGATTGATGAAACAATGAAAAAGATTGAGAAAGGTAAAGTGGATCTAGAACAATTTAAAGATTCAGAGTTTATGCAGACAGTTCAACAAGTTCAAGAGTTAAAAAATAAGATTCAAAATATAGGGGAATAA